From Granulicella sp. WH15, the proteins below share one genomic window:
- a CDS encoding HIT domain-containing protein has protein sequence MDRLWTPWRYSYITGADSASNVDSDKPSRPGVPRALAGWPEENDHHCVFCNLIGAVEWAISSGMSAEEAERAGNVILRGPHTFTCLNAFPYSSGHVLIVPYRHVASLAELDEATAGEIILTAQRLETALRGVYRPDGINMGLNLGQAAGAGVAGHVHMHVLPRWFGDTNFMTVTAETRVLPELLEATWNRLREELARS, from the coding sequence ATGGACAGGCTTTGGACCCCTTGGCGTTACAGCTACATTACAGGTGCGGACTCCGCTTCGAATGTGGATTCAGATAAGCCGTCGCGGCCCGGGGTTCCACGAGCGCTCGCGGGCTGGCCAGAGGAGAACGACCACCACTGCGTCTTTTGCAACCTGATCGGGGCGGTAGAGTGGGCCATCTCCTCCGGAATGAGCGCGGAAGAGGCCGAGCGAGCGGGTAACGTCATCCTGCGCGGGCCCCACACCTTTACCTGCCTCAACGCCTTTCCATACTCCTCCGGGCACGTACTGATCGTGCCGTACCGGCATGTGGCCTCGCTGGCCGAGCTGGACGAGGCCACAGCGGGAGAGATAATCCTGACGGCGCAGCGCCTGGAGACGGCCCTGAGGGGCGTTTATCGGCCGGACGGAATTAACATGGGGCTGAACCTGGGACAGGCGGCGGGCGCGGGCGTGGCTGGGCACGTCCACATGCACGTGCTGCCGCGCTGGTTTGGCGACACCAACTTTATGACCGTGACGGCCGAGACCCGGGTATTGCCGGAGCTGCTGGAGGCTACCTGGAACCGGCTGCGCGAAGAGCTGGCCCGGAGTTGA
- the bamA gene encoding outer membrane protein assembly factor BamA: MALSAPAAWGQASPAPISPEAAVQNGNAQALCTPQVIGNRRIPKESVLARLFSRQGNLYDPLIVERDFNSLWNTGYFEDVRIERTDTPACVQLVIYVREKPTIREINYKGVNAVSQSDILERFKKDKVGLTVESQYDPTRIKRAEVVLAALLSEHGHQFATIKTEVKTIPPAAVAVTFSVKEGPTVKVGKIVFDGNNSVPDRTLRASMKNLKPVGIPHSIILENLFARTFDASKLDEDSERVRQAYRDRGYFKALTSEPQTKVRDAGGINILTLRPSTGKRIDILMPVEEGARYRLGGITFKGNKAVTNTKVLRAQFAQKDGEYFNATLFGKGLEQLRKAYGELGYINFVPLPEPRIDEAKKLVYLDINVEEGKPFYVSRIEFTGNTITRDKVIRRELLLEEGQVYNSRLWDLSIMRLNQLNYFETLKAEQDSESRQNADDGTVDLLLKLKEKGKNSIGLNGGISGLSGTFIGLNYETNNFLGLGETLSAQAHIGDLSRNLSLGFTEPYLRNKPISLGAQVFDSKFDYNPAKAYSIANGASANQTNATNSQLTNYNTSTRGATISVSEPLKHLFARTGVTRIGVSYSLSRSSVTTFNDNTRNVFQSLAFRSGVEGQNQLSGIVTSVISPSFTFSSLDRAVGPHSGKDFNLSVQIAGAGGNVKYVQPAVSFRQFFPMKGLRRNREGHNVLGYRIQFVHVSGFGGEVAPPTSRIYGGGESDVRGFDIRAASPYVFIPNKVLFNLTNPDGSLVPRDPTNPALGAVQIPLPLYRLVSVGGDTQFTSNVEYRIPIVSQVTFAFFTDFGMTFNLQPGQLLQSVAGNSVENGPSYGCPVFVNGACFGGQKVTFARQLSTAPGSNYVPRMSNGAELQVILPVVNAPFRLYYAYNPLRLYKSLPQQLALPLTAPAGQPVFRDLFPNTGAGQFTYQEAVQLYGADYLLREPRKTFRLTVSTTF, from the coding sequence ATGGCATTGTCAGCCCCGGCTGCATGGGGACAGGCCTCTCCCGCACCAATATCTCCCGAAGCCGCAGTGCAGAACGGCAACGCGCAGGCACTTTGCACTCCGCAGGTGATCGGCAACCGCCGCATCCCGAAGGAGTCCGTGCTGGCTCGCCTGTTCAGCCGCCAGGGCAACCTGTACGATCCGCTGATCGTCGAGCGCGACTTCAACTCGCTGTGGAACACGGGCTACTTCGAAGACGTCCGCATCGAGCGGACCGATACCCCGGCCTGCGTGCAGCTTGTCATCTACGTGCGCGAGAAGCCCACCATCCGCGAGATCAACTACAAGGGCGTCAACGCCGTCTCGCAGTCGGATATCCTCGAGCGCTTCAAGAAGGACAAGGTCGGCCTGACGGTCGAGAGCCAGTATGACCCGACCCGCATCAAGCGGGCCGAGGTGGTGCTGGCCGCTTTGCTCTCTGAGCACGGCCACCAGTTCGCCACCATCAAGACCGAGGTCAAGACCATTCCGCCGGCGGCTGTCGCCGTGACCTTCAGTGTCAAGGAAGGCCCAACGGTCAAGGTCGGCAAGATCGTCTTCGACGGCAACAATAGCGTGCCCGACCGCACGCTGCGCGCCTCGATGAAGAACCTGAAGCCGGTCGGGATTCCGCACTCGATCATCCTCGAGAACCTGTTTGCCCGCACCTTCGACGCCAGCAAGCTGGACGAAGACTCCGAGCGCGTGCGCCAGGCGTATCGCGACCGCGGCTACTTCAAGGCCCTGACCTCCGAGCCGCAGACCAAGGTTCGCGACGCGGGCGGCATCAACATCCTGACGCTGCGGCCTTCGACCGGCAAGCGCATCGACATCCTGATGCCGGTGGAGGAGGGCGCGCGCTACCGCCTGGGCGGTATCACCTTCAAGGGCAATAAGGCCGTCACCAACACCAAGGTGTTGCGGGCGCAGTTTGCCCAGAAGGATGGCGAGTACTTCAACGCCACGCTCTTCGGCAAGGGCCTCGAGCAACTGCGCAAGGCTTACGGCGAGCTGGGCTACATCAACTTCGTTCCGTTGCCTGAACCGCGCATCGACGAGGCCAAGAAGCTGGTTTACCTCGATATTAACGTGGAAGAGGGCAAGCCCTTCTACGTCTCGCGCATCGAGTTCACCGGCAACACCATCACCCGCGACAAGGTCATCCGGCGCGAGCTGCTGCTCGAAGAGGGCCAAGTCTACAACAGCCGCCTGTGGGATCTGTCGATCATGCGGCTGAACCAGCTCAATTACTTCGAGACGCTAAAGGCCGAGCAGGACTCCGAGAGCCGCCAGAACGCGGACGACGGAACGGTTGACCTGCTGCTGAAGCTGAAGGAGAAGGGTAAGAACTCCATCGGCCTGAACGGCGGTATCAGCGGACTTTCGGGAACGTTCATCGGTCTGAACTACGAGACCAACAACTTCCTCGGTCTGGGCGAGACGCTCTCGGCGCAGGCGCACATCGGCGACCTGTCGCGGAACCTCAGCCTCGGATTCACCGAGCCGTACCTGCGCAACAAGCCGATCTCGCTGGGCGCGCAGGTCTTCGACAGCAAGTTCGACTACAACCCGGCCAAGGCGTACTCCATCGCCAACGGGGCGAGCGCGAACCAGACCAACGCGACCAACTCGCAGTTGACAAACTACAACACCTCCACGCGCGGCGCGACAATCTCGGTCAGCGAGCCGCTGAAGCACCTGTTCGCACGTACCGGCGTCACCCGTATCGGCGTCTCATACTCGCTGTCGCGGTCATCGGTCACGACGTTCAACGACAACACCCGCAACGTCTTCCAGTCGCTGGCTTTCCGGTCGGGCGTCGAAGGCCAGAACCAGTTGAGCGGCATCGTTACCTCGGTGATCTCGCCGAGCTTCACGTTCTCGAGCCTCGACCGCGCCGTTGGACCGCACTCGGGTAAGGACTTCAACCTCTCGGTGCAGATCGCGGGCGCGGGCGGAAACGTGAAGTACGTCCAGCCTGCGGTGAGCTTCCGCCAGTTCTTCCCGATGAAGGGCCTGCGGCGCAACCGCGAAGGCCACAACGTGCTGGGCTACCGTATACAGTTCGTCCACGTCTCCGGCTTCGGGGGCGAGGTGGCCCCGCCGACCAGCCGTATCTACGGCGGTGGCGAATCCGACGTGCGTGGATTCGATATCCGCGCGGCGTCTCCGTACGTCTTCATCCCGAACAAGGTGTTGTTCAACCTGACCAACCCCGACGGCTCGCTGGTTCCACGCGATCCGACGAACCCGGCGCTGGGCGCGGTGCAGATTCCGCTGCCGCTGTACCGGCTGGTCTCGGTGGGTGGCGACACGCAGTTCACCTCGAACGTCGAGTACCGCATCCCGATCGTGAGCCAGGTGACCTTCGCCTTCTTCACGGACTTCGGCATGACCTTCAACCTGCAGCCGGGCCAGTTGCTGCAGAGCGTGGCTGGAAACTCGGTGGAGAACGGGCCGTCTTACGGTTGCCCGGTCTTCGTCAACGGAGCCTGCTTCGGCGGACAGAAGGTTACGTTCGCGCGGCAGTTGAGCACCGCGCCGGGCTCGAACTATGTGCCGCGCATGTCGAACGGAGCCGAGTTGCAGGTGATTCTGCCGGTGGTCAACGCGCCGTTCCGCCTGTACTACGCGTACAACCCGCTGCGCCTGTACAAGAGCCTGCCGCAGCAGCTTGCGCTGCCTCTGACGGCTCCGGCCGGGCAGCCGGTCTTCCGCGACCTGTTCCCGAACACGGGTGCTGGTCAGTTCACCTATCAGGAAGCTGTGCAGCTCTACGGTGCGGATTACCTGCTCCGCGAGCCGCGTAAGACGTTCCGCCTGACGGTGAGCACCACGTTCTAA
- a CDS encoding 30S ribosomal protein S1 translates to MVDDHNPVYIESKPLNTELETLAPEATADLSSESTPTLTETQTETATVETAATPAPVAIAASVETAEEPDYEDADFAAALANFDREQAVESAAAQSLTADEIVVPGTVIKVTDKHVVVDIGLKSEGLIPLEQVLDINGVSKFQAGDVVEVVVEREETHGGGYIVSYEKAMRHKVWDKLEQAANDKVPVKGMVVSRVKGGLTVDIGIKAFLPGSQIEVRPVRNLDGYVGTEIEVRVIKLNKKRGNVVISRKEILEEEQNAKKSVTLATLEEGSVLTGTVKNLTDYGAFVDLGGLDGLLHITDMSWGRLTHPRDLVNVGDEIQVKVLKFDKDKQRVSLGFKQLTPDPWLDATERYPIGAQVRGRVLSVTDYGAFVELEQGIEGLVHVSEMTWSKRMKHPSKLVKPGDEVDTIILSVNPNDRRISLGMKQLQENPWEQLEDKYPTGAIIEGRVRNLTDFGAFIEIEDGIDGLVHVSNLSWTKRIKHPSEVLKKGEKVRAIVLGVEPENRRLSLGVKQLQPDVWDTFFAQHRIGDVIKGKVLRTAQFGAFVEIAEGVEGLCHVSEAVDDTGKPVDLQVDQEHEFKIVKMNQDEKKVGLSIRAVGEEASRAEVESYKEREYSGGKKGQSGQSSSSSSSSSSTTLGDLLNWKRAEREDAGE, encoded by the coding sequence ATGGTAGACGACCATAATCCTGTGTATATCGAGAGCAAACCCCTGAACACCGAATTGGAAACCTTGGCGCCCGAAGCGACAGCCGACCTGTCATCCGAATCCACCCCAACCCTCACCGAGACCCAGACCGAGACTGCAACCGTAGAGACAGCCGCCACACCCGCGCCCGTCGCTATCGCAGCCTCCGTCGAGACCGCAGAAGAGCCGGACTATGAAGACGCCGACTTTGCTGCTGCCCTCGCGAACTTCGACCGTGAGCAGGCTGTCGAGTCCGCCGCGGCTCAGAGCCTGACCGCCGACGAGATCGTCGTGCCCGGAACCGTCATTAAGGTTACCGATAAGCACGTCGTCGTCGATATCGGTCTCAAGTCCGAGGGTCTCATTCCGCTCGAGCAGGTGCTCGATATCAACGGCGTTTCAAAGTTCCAGGCCGGCGATGTGGTTGAGGTTGTGGTGGAGCGCGAAGAGACTCATGGCGGCGGATACATCGTCAGCTACGAGAAGGCGATGCGCCACAAGGTCTGGGACAAGCTCGAGCAGGCTGCGAACGACAAGGTGCCCGTCAAGGGTATGGTCGTCAGCCGCGTCAAGGGCGGACTCACCGTCGACATCGGCATCAAGGCGTTCCTGCCCGGCTCGCAGATCGAGGTCCGGCCCGTCCGCAATCTGGACGGCTACGTCGGCACCGAGATCGAAGTCCGCGTCATCAAGCTGAACAAGAAGCGCGGCAACGTCGTCATCTCCCGCAAGGAGATTCTCGAAGAGGAGCAGAACGCCAAGAAGTCGGTGACGCTCGCTACCCTCGAAGAGGGCAGCGTCCTGACCGGAACGGTCAAGAACCTGACCGATTACGGCGCGTTCGTCGACCTCGGCGGCCTCGACGGCCTGCTGCACATCACCGATATGAGCTGGGGCCGCCTGACGCATCCGCGCGACCTGGTCAACGTCGGCGATGAGATCCAGGTGAAGGTTCTCAAGTTCGACAAGGATAAGCAGCGCGTCTCGCTCGGCTTCAAGCAGTTGACGCCTGACCCGTGGCTCGATGCGACCGAGCGCTATCCCATCGGCGCACAGGTTCGCGGCCGCGTTCTGTCGGTCACCGACTACGGCGCGTTCGTCGAGCTGGAGCAGGGCATCGAGGGTCTGGTTCACGTCTCCGAGATGACCTGGTCGAAGCGGATGAAGCACCCCTCCAAGCTGGTCAAGCCCGGCGACGAGGTCGACACCATCATCCTCTCGGTCAACCCGAACGATCGCCGCATCTCGCTGGGCATGAAGCAGCTCCAGGAGAATCCGTGGGAGCAGCTCGAGGACAAGTACCCCACCGGCGCCATCATCGAGGGCCGCGTGCGCAACCTGACCGACTTCGGTGCGTTCATCGAGATCGAGGACGGCATCGACGGCCTGGTACACGTCTCGAACCTGAGCTGGACCAAGCGCATCAAGCACCCGTCGGAGGTTCTGAAGAAGGGCGAGAAGGTCCGGGCCATCGTGCTCGGCGTCGAGCCGGAAAACCGCCGCCTGTCGCTGGGTGTCAAGCAGCTCCAGCCGGATGTGTGGGATACGTTCTTCGCCCAGCACCGTATCGGCGACGTCATCAAGGGCAAGGTTCTGCGCACGGCGCAGTTCGGAGCCTTCGTTGAGATCGCTGAGGGCGTCGAGGGTCTGTGCCACGTCTCCGAGGCGGTCGATGACACCGGCAAGCCGGTCGATCTACAGGTCGATCAGGAGCATGAGTTCAAGATCGTCAAGATGAACCAGGACGAGAAGAAGGTCGGTCTGTCGATTCGCGCTGTCGGCGAAGAGGCCAGCCGGGCCGAGGTCGAGTCCTACAAGGAGCGCGAGTACTCGGGCGGCAAGAAGGGCCAGAGCGGACAGTCCAGCTCTTCTTCTTCGAGCTCCAGCTCCACCACGCTGGGCGACCTGCTGAACTGGAAGCGCGCTGAGCGGGAAGACGCAGGAGAGTAA
- a CDS encoding SDR family oxidoreductase — protein MSWKIAEIPSQAGKRVLITGANSGVGYSAAVELARKGAEVVLACRDRARGEAALVRLRQDADGPDSAASRAELAMLDLSSLASVRALAEAQIAQDRPLDCLVNNAGVMAPPERRETVEGMELQFGTNVVGHFYLTALLLPLLEQAAAARVVTVASIAHKRGKIDFEDLQSVRRYSPMGAYQQSKLGDLMFAFELERRLRAAGSRVTSVAVHPGVARTELFKIGSSTGLSRLAERVLAGAIGALLNSQEGGAVPTLFAATSPDAVGGGYYGSQGFQEMRGGDVGPAKVAPQARDEAAQRRLWTVCEQLSGVNFLPDQREDHAKQ, from the coding sequence ATGAGCTGGAAGATTGCAGAGATACCCTCGCAGGCGGGCAAGAGAGTCCTGATTACCGGTGCAAACAGCGGAGTTGGGTACTCCGCTGCGGTCGAGCTGGCGCGGAAGGGTGCGGAGGTGGTTCTGGCGTGCCGGGATCGTGCTCGGGGCGAGGCTGCGCTGGTGCGGCTACGGCAAGACGCCGATGGGCCGGACTCGGCGGCGTCACGGGCCGAGCTGGCGATGCTGGATCTGTCGTCGCTGGCTTCGGTGCGGGCGCTGGCTGAGGCTCAGATCGCCCAGGATAGGCCGCTGGACTGCCTGGTGAACAACGCCGGTGTGATGGCCCCGCCGGAACGCAGGGAGACGGTTGAGGGGATGGAGTTGCAGTTCGGTACCAATGTGGTGGGGCACTTTTACCTGACGGCGCTGCTGCTGCCGTTGCTTGAGCAAGCGGCGGCGGCACGAGTGGTGACGGTGGCGTCGATCGCACACAAGCGGGGAAAGATCGACTTCGAGGATCTGCAATCGGTGCGGCGGTACTCTCCCATGGGGGCTTACCAGCAGTCGAAGCTGGGGGATCTGATGTTTGCGTTTGAGCTGGAGCGGCGGCTGCGGGCGGCGGGATCGCGGGTGACGAGCGTGGCGGTGCATCCGGGCGTGGCCAGGACGGAGCTGTTCAAGATCGGCTCCAGCACGGGCCTGTCGCGGCTGGCCGAGCGGGTGCTGGCGGGGGCCATTGGCGCGTTGCTGAACTCGCAGGAGGGTGGGGCGGTACCCACATTATTTGCGGCAACGTCACCGGACGCGGTGGGTGGTGGGTACTACGGGTCGCAGGGGTTTCAGGAGATGCGGGGTGGGGATGTGGGACCGGCCAAGGTAGCTCCGCAGGCGAGGGATGAGGCGGCGCAACGGCGGTTGTGGACGGTTTGTGAGCAGTTGAGCGGCGTAAATTTTCTTCCCGACCAGCGAGAGGACCACGCGAAGCAGTAA
- a CDS encoding TMEM175 family protein, producing the protein MPREHPSPARLEAFSDGVIAVIITIMVLELKVPVQNGLGGLYAIVPTLLIYLLSFAFTGIYWINHHDLLHRIKHVDSFILYANLLFLFSLSLLPFFTSYVVEKEIDSFSVALYAGAMILNGVAFGGLRIAVNRLLCLDGTLGEDDRAVQRKHLLSAFIYLVSLPLAYWQPRVALAVIAIVTLLWIVPSFGTQARTRQPEHPVNRP; encoded by the coding sequence ATGCCCAGAGAACATCCATCCCCCGCCCGGCTCGAAGCCTTCTCCGACGGAGTCATCGCCGTCATCATCACCATCATGGTGCTGGAGCTGAAAGTCCCCGTGCAGAACGGCCTCGGTGGCCTCTACGCCATCGTCCCCACCCTGCTCATCTACCTGCTGTCGTTCGCTTTCACAGGCATTTATTGGATCAATCACCACGATCTGCTGCACCGCATCAAGCACGTGGACTCGTTCATCCTGTACGCCAACCTGCTCTTCCTCTTTTCGCTCTCGCTGCTTCCCTTCTTTACCAGCTACGTCGTAGAAAAAGAGATCGACTCCTTCTCGGTGGCGCTCTACGCGGGGGCCATGATCCTGAACGGCGTCGCCTTCGGCGGCCTGCGCATCGCGGTCAACCGCCTGCTCTGCCTGGACGGAACGCTGGGCGAAGACGACCGCGCCGTCCAGCGCAAGCACCTGCTTAGCGCCTTCATCTACCTGGTCTCGCTGCCGCTGGCCTACTGGCAGCCGCGCGTCGCCCTGGCCGTCATCGCCATCGTTACCCTGCTCTGGATTGTTCCCAGTTTCGGCACTCAAGCCCGCACCCGCCAACCCGAACACCCGGTGAACCGACCATGA
- a CDS encoding DUF4440 domain-containing protein, with the protein MKTLLTLALLLGLMPSGYAQNPTQLTTLSRQQLDVIKVLVAQEKAWNAGDLDGYASGYKDSPETLFVGPHIGRGFEQMLSDYKHTYATREAMGQLTFSELEAHPLDANFTVVLGKYHLERTKKVGGNADGVFSLVFEKTKDGWKIIIDHTT; encoded by the coding sequence ATGAAGACTCTGCTGACACTCGCCCTGCTGCTTGGCCTGATGCCGTCTGGTTATGCCCAGAATCCCACCCAACTCACCACGCTCTCGCGCCAGCAGCTCGACGTCATCAAGGTTCTGGTGGCGCAGGAGAAGGCGTGGAACGCCGGGGATCTGGATGGGTATGCTTCCGGCTATAAGGACTCGCCCGAGACGCTCTTCGTCGGGCCTCATATTGGGCGAGGGTTTGAGCAGATGCTCTCCGACTATAAGCACACCTATGCCACTCGGGAGGCGATGGGGCAGCTAACCTTCTCCGAGCTGGAGGCGCATCCGCTCGATGCGAACTTTACAGTTGTTCTGGGAAAGTACCATCTGGAGCGGACGAAGAAGGTCGGGGGTAATGCCGATGGGGTCTTTTCACTGGTCTTCGAGAAGACCAAGGATGGCTGGAAGATCATCATCGACCATACGACTTGA
- a CDS encoding RDD family protein, translating to MRTRPATARFSRKRPAGRQQAAAAAEVAQRNADAIAHAQQQLLEELDLWEAKSPSPGPIAAPPVASKPEAPRVAAPKKQPKAPAPAPTQLEIQAETTSPTTVTSAGLTVRLYEDLGPTGPAPVQTNRSSAALADPDEHLTLDEEIAFRQAPVFEEPATPTVPIPANLLEFPRQLVATRKARPMLALGPLLDTAAPPSGQLRIFEVEPEQISTEPTPPSAEPEWTSIWLDTPSPATADAAYTDASYTMAEPELHPNLVPGPLPPQTAAFGRRTMAAAVDAVLVLTGFVVFATVFITLAGTLPMGLPLALAAVAAAVVLAVLYHVLFFTFSDHTPGMSYARIALCTFDDENPTRKERQRRLWATLLAICPLGLGFAWAVLDEDNLGWHDRLSRTYQREY from the coding sequence ATGCGCACTCGCCCAGCTACCGCACGTTTCTCGCGGAAGAGGCCAGCCGGCCGCCAGCAGGCCGCCGCCGCCGCCGAGGTCGCCCAGCGCAACGCAGACGCCATTGCCCACGCGCAGCAGCAGCTTCTCGAGGAGCTGGACCTCTGGGAGGCCAAGTCGCCATCTCCCGGTCCAATAGCCGCGCCGCCGGTTGCCAGCAAGCCGGAGGCTCCCCGCGTCGCCGCGCCGAAGAAGCAGCCGAAGGCTCCGGCTCCAGCTCCAACCCAGCTCGAGATTCAAGCCGAGACCACCAGCCCCACCACCGTCACCTCCGCTGGGCTGACCGTGCGGCTCTACGAGGATCTCGGCCCCACCGGACCGGCTCCGGTGCAGACCAACCGCAGCTCCGCCGCACTGGCGGACCCGGACGAGCACCTGACCCTGGACGAAGAGATTGCCTTCCGCCAGGCCCCGGTCTTCGAGGAGCCAGCCACGCCGACGGTACCTATTCCGGCGAACCTGCTCGAGTTCCCCCGGCAACTGGTGGCCACGCGCAAGGCACGTCCGATGCTCGCACTGGGGCCGCTGCTCGATACGGCTGCGCCACCCTCAGGTCAGTTGCGCATCTTCGAGGTCGAACCGGAGCAGATCTCGACCGAACCGACGCCACCCTCGGCGGAGCCCGAGTGGACTTCGATCTGGCTGGACACGCCTTCGCCCGCAACGGCGGACGCGGCCTATACGGACGCCTCCTACACGATGGCGGAGCCGGAGCTGCACCCAAACCTCGTCCCCGGCCCGCTGCCGCCGCAGACCGCCGCATTCGGCCGCCGCACTATGGCTGCCGCGGTCGATGCAGTGCTGGTCCTTACCGGCTTCGTGGTCTTTGCGACGGTCTTCATCACGCTGGCGGGCACGCTGCCCATGGGGCTTCCCTTGGCTCTCGCCGCCGTGGCTGCGGCGGTGGTGCTGGCGGTTCTCTATCACGTGCTCTTCTTCACCTTCTCCGACCACACGCCGGGGATGAGCTATGCGCGCATCGCACTCTGCACCTTCGACGACGAAAACCCCACCCGCAAGGAGCGGCAACGGCGGCTCTGGGCGACGCTGCTGGCGATCTGCCCGCTAGGGCTTGGGTTCGCCTGGGCGGTGCTGGATGAGGATAACCTCGGCTGGCACGACCGGCTCTCGCGGACCTATCAGCGCGAGTATTAA
- the rpsD gene encoding 30S ribosomal protein S4 — protein sequence MSQRTKFKMQRALGLELPGLGKPGALEKRNYPPGQHGQARKKKPTEYGLQLKEKQKLLFHYGLREEQLQRFVRTARSLPGSNWVENLVGLLEKRVDNVVFRLGFARSMAAARQLVSHGHVLVNGKMLTIGSALVGVGDVVALTEYAAGEMTLPSRRSPRLPLPGYLNFAVEGVDTQGVVRMEPGLDHVPFEFQASRVAEYYSQRGV from the coding sequence ATGAGTCAGAGAACGAAGTTCAAGATGCAGCGTGCGCTCGGGCTGGAGCTGCCCGGGCTGGGTAAGCCGGGTGCTCTCGAGAAGCGCAACTACCCGCCGGGACAGCATGGACAGGCCCGCAAGAAGAAGCCGACTGAGTACGGATTGCAGTTGAAAGAGAAGCAGAAGCTGCTCTTTCACTACGGGCTGCGCGAGGAACAGTTACAGCGGTTTGTGCGCACGGCGCGGTCGCTGCCGGGGTCGAACTGGGTGGAGAACCTGGTTGGACTGCTGGAGAAGCGGGTGGATAACGTGGTCTTCCGGCTGGGTTTTGCGCGGAGCATGGCGGCGGCCCGGCAGTTGGTGAGCCACGGGCATGTTCTGGTGAATGGGAAGATGCTGACGATCGGCTCGGCGCTGGTGGGGGTGGGCGATGTTGTGGCGCTGACCGAGTATGCGGCCGGGGAGATGACCTTGCCGAGCCGTCGCTCGCCGCGTCTGCCGCTGCCGGGGTATCTGAACTTTGCCGTCGAGGGTGTGGATACCCAGGGAGTGGTGCGGATGGAGCCGGGGCTGGACCATGTGCCGTTTGAGTTCCAGGCCAGCCGCGTGGCCGAGTACTACTCGCAACGAGGCGTATAA